The nucleotide window TCTCACGCCAACAGTCGTCCTTTCGAATGGTGAACACCTCCATCCCAAGAGCATCCTCGGCGAGACACTCGCGGTAGAAGAAGCGAGCGACCTTGTAGGCGTTGGTGCCATGATCCCGTTCGAAGCCAAACGCCTTGTGGCCTTCGGTTCCCCAGCGCCGACCTGATGTGACGATGTTGGGGCTCCAAGGCAGCACGACGGCCTGGCGCGTGGCCGGGTTTAGCACGCGCACGGTATCCTCTGCTGGCAGCATCACAAGCCCGTCGCAGTGCGCGAACCGGTGCCTTGCCCACTTGTCCTCCGCGGGGAACGATGAGGTGTCGTGCAAGAGGGCTGCCACGTCCGGCTTGCTCTCCTCCCACAGGTACAATCCCGGGGCAGAGACCTCGTGGCTGATCGTCCAACTCCAAGGTTCTGCGGCTTCGACGGTGATACGTGGTGTAATGAGTAGGCTGCACGGCTTCTTGTTTTGTTGGTGGAGCCGGTGGAGATGCGCCTGAGAGAAGGATGGATCGTCGGAGATGGTGGTGCGCCAGGCCTTGCAGACGCAGCTTAGACGCAACAGGGACTTTGCGGGCAGCCGGACCAGGATCTCCGACACGATCAGGTCGTGAGGCAGCAGGCTCGTCATCTTGGCTGTAGCTGGTTGACAATCCTCGGATGATTACTTCTCTTCTTCTTTGTGCTAACTGAAACAGCAGGCCGTCGTACCTCTGCCAAGTGCTACAT belongs to Triticum urartu cultivar G1812 chromosome 7, Tu2.1, whole genome shotgun sequence and includes:
- the LOC125518144 gene encoding F-box protein At1g52495-like, with amino-acid sequence MTSLLPHDLIVSEILVRLPAKSLLRLSCVCKAWRTTISDDPSFSQAHLHRLHQQNKKPCSLLITPRITVEAAEPWSWTISHEVSAPGLYLWEESKPDVAALLHDTSSFPAEDKWARHRFAHCDGLVMLPAEDTVRVLNPATRQAVVLPWSPNIVTSGRRWGTEGHKAFGFERDHGTNAYKVARFFYRECLAEDALGMEVFTIRKDDCWRETVTRLPFCFVAMQTATFFKGSLIWTVDHESLMYEDLSPDEIADMPCFVRFSLEDESFNIIIGPPWYRGPNKFKPGVVVLTLTVM